Proteins encoded by one window of Tunturibacter psychrotolerans:
- a CDS encoding energy transducer TonB, with amino-acid sequence MANSLLTPPPQIDPERQAPTLRPADAPKLNEETDGSMWTSFFANLRDAFSKSNEAPLQLESKPVDSDMVIEEEGVFASLGSSIRDVFFPVKLPPLVLESKPIAVVDRMKTKQNPIATTSAVVIYGLIILLIAFLLAKKVQFSAPVRTMQVTELSVPPQAPPRAQAMGGGGGQKGPTPVVKGSPPKFADTQIVPPNKPPLVEPKIKIDPTIEVQQDVKMASNLPQVGVPNSPIIGPYSGGGGTGTGLGSGNGSGLGPGSGGNTGGGPRRIGGGVSAPVLIFSVEPEFSEEARKAKVAGNVLVNLWVDTNGNPSHVHVIRGVGMGLDEKAMEAVRQYKFKPAMENGRPVLVELNVEVNFQIF; translated from the coding sequence ATGGCGAATAGTTTATTGACACCACCACCGCAGATAGACCCAGAGAGACAGGCTCCGACCCTGCGACCGGCAGATGCTCCAAAGTTGAACGAAGAGACCGATGGGTCCATGTGGACGTCGTTCTTTGCGAATCTTCGGGATGCCTTCAGCAAGTCAAACGAAGCTCCACTGCAGCTGGAATCGAAGCCAGTTGATAGCGATATGGTGATTGAGGAAGAGGGAGTCTTTGCGTCCCTTGGGAGCAGCATTCGGGATGTGTTTTTCCCGGTAAAACTGCCGCCTCTGGTACTGGAGTCGAAGCCGATCGCTGTCGTCGATCGGATGAAGACTAAGCAAAATCCGATTGCGACGACCTCCGCGGTCGTAATCTACGGGTTGATCATTCTGCTGATCGCGTTTTTGCTGGCGAAGAAGGTTCAGTTTTCCGCCCCCGTAAGAACAATGCAGGTGACGGAGCTTTCGGTTCCACCGCAGGCTCCGCCGAGAGCTCAGGCGATGGGCGGAGGCGGTGGACAAAAAGGGCCAACTCCTGTGGTTAAGGGATCTCCTCCGAAGTTCGCGGATACGCAGATTGTGCCGCCGAACAAGCCTCCGCTGGTCGAACCGAAGATCAAGATAGACCCGACGATTGAGGTGCAGCAGGATGTGAAGATGGCGAGCAACCTGCCGCAGGTCGGAGTTCCGAACTCGCCGATTATTGGGCCATATTCGGGCGGCGGCGGCACCGGTACCGGTCTTGGATCGGGTAATGGATCGGGGCTTGGGCCGGGTTCGGGAGGCAATACCGGTGGCGGACCGAGGCGGATTGGCGGAGGGGTTTCGGCTCCTGTGCTGATCTTCTCGGTTGAGCCGGAATTTTCTGAAGAGGCCCGGAAGGCGAAGGTTGCAGGAAATGTTCTGGTTAACCTCTGGGTCGATACCAACGGAAATCCGAGCCACGTTCACGTGATTCGCGGCGTTGGCATGGGTCTGGATGAGAAGGCGATGGAAGCGGTGAGACAGTACAAGTTCAAGCCGGCGATGGAGAACGGCAGGCCTGTTCTGGTCGAGCTGAACGTTGAGGTCAACTTCCAGATCTTCTAA
- the ileS gene encoding isoleucine--tRNA ligase: MSEATQAKPEVKALKSTLNLPQTAFPMKANLPQNEPARLEAWQQSDLYAQIRTARAGQPKYILHDGPPYANGAIHLGHALNKCIKDFVVKTKTMAGFDAPYVPGWDCHGLPIEIKVDEQLGRKKLEMDPIAVRHACREYAQKYVDLQRSQFERIGVFGRWNDPYLTMSFGYEASIVETFYDFFEKKFVYKGLKPVYWCIHDRTALAEAEVEYEQHTSPSVYVRYALTSDPAAIAPSLAAVKNLYTIIWTTTPWTLPASQAVAFNPLLEYVALACEGGTYIVAQALMSSVITHCRLMSAKNPAEPASQADIVAVLTGNHLEHATFQHPFLDRSILGVTADYVTAEQGTGAVHTSPAHGVDDFYTGQRYHLPEIQYVDNAGKQRHTDLHGGQPAEPYADLTVFKSNAPIIELLRERGALLSDTSFEHSYPHCWRCHNPVIVRATEQWFIGMETPMITDEGTTTTFRQRALDEIKKVVWDPAWGEERISNMIATRPDWCISRQRIWGVPIAVFLCDKCGEPLNEPAVNQSIVDLFKKEGADAWYSHEAATLLPAGTACASCHHLEFRKEMDILDVWFESGASWHAVLDLEPELHSPADLYTEGGDQHRGWFHSSLLTSVAVRNHAPYKMVATSGWTLDEQGRAFSKSLGNGVDPVDIAKRLGAEVIRLWVASVDFREDVAASENLMQRVSDNYRKLRNTLRFLLGNIHDFNPATDAIAFANLQPLDQYILARTAELDAKIRAAYDDFEFHRAYHALNEYVNTDLSALYLDVLKDRLYTFAPNHPGRRSAQTALWRIAETLTRLIAPILSFTADEVWALLPQSATREPSVHLALFPDLTDLVPGSTRQIEEEWDQLLTLRDEVLKVLEEARTAKTISNKPSETQIVLGWLNSVAEKPNPVFEQYKSILPELFGVAQVEISNAIITEGNVEKGAFYVQAKPAAGSKCERCWRFTEDVGNEANYPTVCLRCADALEAIHFPPYNAPPSNSTEPQA, from the coding sequence ATGTCGGAAGCTACCCAGGCAAAACCCGAAGTCAAGGCGCTGAAGTCCACGCTGAACCTGCCACAGACCGCCTTCCCCATGAAGGCCAATCTGCCCCAGAACGAACCCGCGCGCCTCGAAGCGTGGCAGCAAAGTGACTTATACGCCCAGATCCGCACCGCCCGTGCCGGACAGCCCAAGTACATCCTCCACGACGGCCCTCCCTACGCCAACGGAGCCATTCACCTCGGCCACGCCCTCAACAAGTGCATCAAGGACTTCGTCGTCAAAACCAAAACCATGGCCGGCTTCGACGCCCCCTACGTCCCCGGATGGGACTGCCACGGCCTCCCCATCGAGATCAAAGTCGACGAGCAGCTAGGCCGCAAAAAGCTCGAGATGGACCCCATCGCCGTCCGCCACGCCTGCCGCGAGTACGCACAGAAGTATGTCGACCTCCAGCGCAGCCAGTTCGAGCGCATCGGCGTCTTCGGCCGCTGGAACGATCCCTACCTCACCATGAGCTTCGGCTACGAAGCCAGCATCGTCGAAACCTTCTACGACTTCTTCGAGAAGAAGTTCGTCTACAAAGGCCTCAAGCCCGTCTACTGGTGTATCCACGACCGCACCGCCCTCGCCGAAGCCGAAGTCGAATACGAACAGCACACCTCACCTAGCGTCTACGTCCGCTACGCCCTCACCAGCGACCCCGCGGCTATCGCTCCGTCGCTAGCCGCCGTAAAAAATCTCTATACGATCATCTGGACCACTACCCCATGGACCCTCCCCGCGTCCCAGGCCGTAGCCTTCAACCCACTCCTCGAATATGTAGCTCTGGCATGCGAAGGCGGCACCTACATCGTCGCGCAAGCGCTCATGTCCTCGGTCATTACCCACTGCCGTCTGATGAGCGCGAAGAACCCCGCCGAGCCGGCGTCGCAGGCCGACATCGTCGCCGTCCTCACCGGCAATCATCTCGAGCACGCGACCTTCCAGCACCCATTCCTCGATCGCAGCATCCTCGGCGTCACCGCGGACTACGTCACCGCCGAGCAAGGCACCGGAGCCGTCCACACCTCACCCGCCCACGGCGTCGACGACTTCTACACCGGCCAGCGCTACCACCTCCCCGAGATCCAATACGTCGACAACGCCGGCAAGCAGCGTCACACCGACCTACATGGCGGCCAGCCGGCCGAACCCTACGCCGACCTCACCGTCTTCAAATCCAACGCGCCCATCATCGAGCTCCTCCGCGAGCGCGGCGCACTCCTGAGCGACACCAGCTTCGAACACTCCTATCCGCACTGCTGGCGCTGCCACAACCCCGTCATCGTCCGCGCCACCGAGCAGTGGTTCATCGGCATGGAGACCCCGATGATCACCGACGAAGGCACCACGACAACCTTCCGTCAGCGCGCCCTCGACGAGATCAAGAAAGTCGTCTGGGATCCGGCCTGGGGCGAAGAGCGCATCTCCAACATGATCGCCACCCGCCCCGACTGGTGCATCTCCCGCCAGCGCATCTGGGGCGTTCCCATCGCCGTCTTCCTCTGCGACAAGTGCGGCGAGCCACTCAACGAACCCGCCGTCAACCAGAGCATCGTCGATCTCTTCAAAAAAGAGGGCGCCGACGCCTGGTACAGCCACGAAGCCGCAACGCTCCTCCCCGCCGGAACCGCCTGCGCAAGCTGCCACCACCTGGAGTTCCGCAAAGAGATGGACATCCTCGATGTCTGGTTCGAGTCCGGCGCAAGCTGGCACGCCGTCCTCGACCTCGAGCCCGAACTCCACTCCCCCGCCGACCTCTACACCGAAGGCGGCGACCAGCACCGCGGCTGGTTCCACTCCTCGCTACTCACTTCCGTTGCCGTCCGCAACCACGCCCCCTACAAGATGGTCGCAACCTCCGGCTGGACCCTCGACGAGCAAGGCCGCGCCTTCTCCAAATCCCTCGGCAACGGCGTCGATCCCGTAGACATCGCCAAGCGTCTCGGCGCGGAAGTCATCCGTCTCTGGGTAGCCTCCGTCGACTTCCGCGAAGACGTAGCCGCCAGCGAAAACCTCATGCAGCGCGTCAGCGACAACTACCGTAAGCTGCGCAACACCCTGCGCTTCCTCCTCGGAAATATCCACGACTTCAACCCCGCGACCGACGCCATCGCTTTCGCAAACCTGCAGCCGCTAGACCAATACATCCTCGCCCGCACCGCCGAACTCGACGCCAAGATTCGCGCCGCTTACGACGACTTCGAGTTCCACCGCGCCTATCACGCGCTCAACGAGTACGTGAACACCGACCTCAGCGCGCTCTACCTCGACGTCCTCAAAGATCGCCTTTACACCTTCGCCCCCAACCACCCGGGCCGCCGCAGCGCACAAACCGCCCTCTGGCGCATCGCCGAAACTCTCACCCGCCTCATCGCCCCAATCCTCAGTTTCACCGCCGACGAAGTCTGGGCACTCCTACCGCAATCAGCAACTCGTGAGCCCAGCGTTCATCTCGCACTCTTCCCTGATCTGACCGACCTCGTCCCCGGCAGCACCCGCCAGATCGAAGAAGAATGGGACCAGCTCCTCACCCTTCGCGACGAAGTCCTCAAGGTCCTCGAAGAAGCGCGCACCGCAAAGACCATCAGCAACAAGCCCTCCGAGACCCAGATAGTCCTCGGCTGGCTCAACAGCGTAGCCGAAAAACCCAACCCGGTCTTCGAGCAATACAAATCCATACTCCCCGAGCTCTTTGGCGTAGCCCAGGTCGAAATCTCCAACGCCATCATCACCGAAGGCAACGTAGAAAAGGGAGCCTTCTACGTCCAGGCCAAACCTGCCGCAGGTAGCAAGTGCGAGCGCTGCTGGCGCTTCACCGAAGACGTAGGCAACGAAGCCAACTACCCAACCGTCTGCCTTCGCTGCGCCGACGCTCTCGAAGCCATCCACTTCCCACCCTACAACGCACCACCCAGCAACTCAACGGAGCCGCAAGCCTGA
- the lspA gene encoding signal peptidase II, with translation MSSPNKTTYEAATPAIATEPRDRRGIALAIAAAVVILDRITKRIVVQQLPNGQAHTVIPGIFRITDVHNTGAAFSMFAESASPTTVRNILIAFSVIAAVVLIGMLWRAGRALTVSSVALALILGGAVGNLYDRVRYSYVVDFLEVHIGNYHWPDFNLADSCIVIGACLLLIEIFRPQPTDA, from the coding sequence ATGTCCTCACCGAACAAGACGACCTACGAAGCCGCAACGCCAGCCATCGCGACCGAACCACGCGATCGCCGCGGTATTGCGCTCGCTATCGCCGCAGCAGTCGTCATCCTAGACCGCATCACCAAACGCATCGTCGTTCAGCAACTTCCCAACGGCCAGGCTCACACCGTCATCCCCGGCATCTTCCGCATCACCGACGTCCACAACACCGGCGCCGCCTTCAGCATGTTCGCCGAATCCGCCTCACCCACAACCGTCCGCAACATCCTCATCGCCTTTTCCGTAATCGCGGCCGTCGTCCTCATCGGAATGCTCTGGCGAGCAGGTCGCGCCCTCACTGTCAGCTCCGTCGCTCTCGCGCTCATCCTCGGCGGAGCCGTCGGCAACCTCTACGACCGCGTTCGCTACAGCTACGTCGTCGACTTCCTCGAAGTCCACATCGGCAACTACCACTGGCCCGACTTCAACCTCGCCGACAGCTGCATCGTCATCGGCGCCTGCCTCCTCCTCATCGAAATCTTCCGCCCTCAACCAACGGACGCCTAA